A single genomic interval of Spinacia oleracea cultivar Varoflay chromosome 6, BTI_SOV_V1, whole genome shotgun sequence harbors:
- the LOC110788834 gene encoding uncharacterized protein, translating to MWAASCLASCCAACACDACRTVVSSISRRSARIAYCGLFALSLIVAWILREVAAPLMEKIPWINYFQQTPDKEWFQTDAVLRVSLGNFLFFTILAVFMIGVKNQKDPRDSLHHGGWMMKVICWCLLVILMFFLPNGIISLYEATSKFGAGLFLFVQVVLLLDFVHGWNDKWVGYNEQFWYTALFVVSLICYLATLSFSAVLFHWFTPSGQDCGLNTFFIVTTLIFAFLFAIVALHPSVNGSILPASVISLYCMYLCYNGLASEPRDYQCNGLHKHSQAVSTTSLTIGLITTVLSVVYSAVRAGSSTTLLSAPSSPRAGGGRPLLPLDKAAEEEEKEMAKPVTYSYSFFHIIFSLASMYSAMLLTGWTTSVGESGKLIDVGWSSVWVRMVTGWATAALYIWSLVAPVLFPDREF from the exons ATGTGGGCAGCTTCGTGTTTAGCATCATGCTGCGCTGCGTGCGCATGTGATGCTTGTAGAACTGTGGTATCCAGTATCAGCCGTCGGTCGGCTCGGATTGCGTACTGCGGTCTCTTTGCGTTGTCATTGATTGTTGCCTGGATTCTTCGTGAGGTTGCGGCTCCACTTATGGAGAAGATCCCTT GGATCAATTATTTTCAACAAACACCCGACAAGGAATGGTTCCAAACAGATGCCGTGCTGCGAGTTAGTTTGggaaattttctatttttcaccATTTTAGCTGTTTTCATGATTGGTGTGAAGAACCAAAAGGATCCTCGTGATAGCTTGCATCATGGTGGATGGATGATGAAAGTAATATGTTGGTGTCTTCTTGTAATCTTGATGTTTTTCCTTCCAAATGGAATTATCAGCCTCTATG AGGCAACCTCGAAGTTTGGTGCCGGATTGTTTCTCTTTGTTCAAGTTGTGCTGTTGCTTGATTTTGTTCATGGGTGGAATGACAAATGGGTTGGATACAATGAGCAGTTCTG GTACACTGCTCTGTTTGTCGTTTCACTCATTTGTTATTTGGCAACCTTGTCCTTCTCGGCTGTTCTGTTCCATTGGTTTACTCCGTCTGGACAAGATTGTGGGCTCAACACCTTTTTCATCGTGACAACCCTTATATTCGCATTTTTATTTGCAATAGTGGCTCTACACCCATCG GTCAATGGTAGCATTTTGCCAGCGTCAGTGATATCACTTTATTGTATGTACCTCTGTTATAATGGACTTGCTAGTGAGCCCCGGGATTATCAATGTAATGGCCTTCATAAGCATTCTCAAGCTGTTTCAACAACTTCACTTACCATTGGGCTAATTACTACCGTGCTTTCTGTTGTCTACTCTGCTGTTCGTGCTGGTTCTTCTACAACTCTTCTCTCCGCTCCTAGTTCACCCCGTGCAG GTGGTGGAAGGCCCTTACTTCCTCTGGACAAAGCTGCTGAGGAAGAAGAAAAGGAAATGGCTAAACCAGTCACATACTCGTACTCTTTCTTCCATATCATATTTTCACTGGCTAGCATGTATTCAGCCATGCTTCTGACTGGGTGGACAACATCAGTGGGGGAAAGTGGTAAGTTGATAGATGTGGGCTGGTCGTCTGTTTGGGTCCGCATGGTCACTGGATGGGCAACTGCTGCTTTGTACATATGGTCCTTGGTTGCACCAGTTCTGTTCCCTGATCGAGAGTTCTAA
- the LOC110788835 gene encoding BTB/POZ domain-containing protein At1g03010 isoform X1 produces the protein MGVVTMSDLKPNIVGKRGFRPSSSTRHVTEWPISDVSSDLAIEVGASSFALHKFPLVSRSGRIRKLLLEAKDSKVSRISLPSVPGGSEAFELAAKFCYGINVEITLSNVAMLRCAAHFLEMTEEFAEKSLETRTEVYLKDIVLSNISNSISVLHKCETLLPIAEDINLVNRMITSIANNACKEQLCSGLLKLEHNFPVKVLSHLEPETPADWWGKSLAVLNLDFFQRVLTAVKLKGLKQDLISKILINYAQTSLQGVVVVRDPQLVKGNYMDLELQKKQRVLIETMVSLLPTQSRKSLVPMAFLSSLLKSAIVQLASTSCRTDLERRIGLQLDQAILEDILIPASSHGNNHHSPMYDIDSVLRIFSIFLNLDEDDDDDNDNHMRDESEMMYTFDSPGSPKQSSIIKVSKLLDNFIAEVALDSNLSPSKFIALAELLPDHARVVTDGLYRAVDIFLKVHPNMKESERYRLCKTIDCQKLSQEACSHAAQNERLPVQMAVQVLYFEQIRLRNAMNGGHNQFFFGSVNGHNFPQRSSSGAGSGAISPRDNYASVRRENRELKLEVARMRMRLTDLEKDHVSMKQEMVRSHPANKLFKSFTKKLSKLNSLFRINSAKPLGSKANSESRFFFQRRRRHSVG, from the exons ATGGGGGTGGTGACAATGAGTGATTTGAAGCCTAATATTGTTGGAAAGAGAGGTTTTCGGCCTAGTTCCAGTACAAGGCATGTCACTGAATG GCCAATATCTGATGTTTCTAGTGATCTTGCCATCGAAGTAGGCGCTTCCTCCTTTGCACTTCACAAA TTTCCTCTTGTTTCGCGCAGTGGAAGAATCCGTAAACTCTTACTGGAAGCAAAGGATTCAAAGGTCTCAAGGATTAGTCTTCCTTCTGTACCAGGCGGATCAGAGGCATTTGAGCTAGCTGCCAAGTTCTGCTATGGAATCAATGTTGAAATCACACTTTCAAACGTAGCTATGCTGCGATGTGCAGCGCATTTTCTTGAAATGACAGAGGAGTTTGCAGAGAAAAGCCTTGAAACAAGAACTGAGGTATATCTAAAAGACATAGTCCTCTCAAATATATCAAACTCCATATCAGTCTTACACAAATGCGAGACACTCTTGCCTATAGCAGAAGATATTAACCTGGTTAACCGGATGATTACTTCAATTGCCAATAATGCATGTAAGGAGCAACTCTGTTCGGGTTTACTAAAACTCGAACATAATTTCCCTGTAAAAGTATTATCACATTTGGAGCCAGAAACTCCTGCAGATTGGTGGGGGAAATCACTAGCAGTTCTGAATCTAGATTTCTTCCAAAGGGTTTTAACAGCAGTGAAGTTGAAGGGTCTTAAACAAGATTTGATAAGCAAGATTTTGATCAACTATGCTCAAACTTCTCTTCAAGGGGTAGTCGTTGTAAGAGATCCACAACTTGTAAAGGGAAATTACATGGATTTAGAacttcaaaagaaacaaagggtaCTTATTGAAACAATGGTGAGTTTGTTACCTACACAATCAAGGAAAAGCTTGGTTCCTATGGCATTCCTTTCAAGCTTGTTAAAGAGTGCAATTGTACAATTGGCTTCTACATCTTGTAGAACCGATTTAGAGAGAAGGATCGGCTTACAATTAGACCAAGCAATCTTGGAAGACATACTTATTCCTGCTAGTTCTCATGGGAATAATCATCATAGTCCCATGTATGATATTGATTCTGTGTTAAGGATTTTCTCGATTTTTTTAAACttagatgaagatgatgatgatgataatgataaCCACATGAGGGATGAGAGTGAGATGATGTATACTTTTGATAGCCCTGGATCTCCTAAACAAAGTTCGATTATTAAGGTATCAAAGTTATTGGACAATTTTATTGCAGAAGTTGCTTTGGATTCAAACTTGTCACCTTCCAAGTTCATAGCTCTTGCAGAGCTACTGCCTGATCATGCTCGCGTAGTCACTGATGGCCTATATCGAGCAGTAGATATCTTCCTCAAG GTTCATCCAAATATGAAGGAATCAGAAAGATACAGGCTATGCAAAACCATAGATTGTCAGAAACTTTCACAAGAAGCATGCAGTCATGCAGCTCAGAATGAAAGACTACCAGTACAGATGGCAGTCCAAGTACTCTACTTTGAACAAATCAGACTGAGAAACGCAATGAACGGAGGACACAACCAGTTCTTCTTTGGATCAGTAAATGGACATAATTTCCCTCAAAGATCAAGCAGTGGAGCAGGAAGTGGAGCTATATCTCCTAGAGACAATTATGCCTCAGTCAGAAGAGAGAACCGCGAACTCAAGTTAGAAGTAGCAAGGATGAGGATGAGACTAACTGATTTAGAAAAAGATCATGTTTCAATGAAACAGGAAATGGTAAGATCACATCCTGCTAATAAGTTGTTCAAGTCATTTACTAAGAAACTTAGCAAGCTTAATTCCCTTTTTCGGATTAACAGTGCTAAGCCATTAGGGTCTAAGGCTAATTCAGAATCGAGATTCTTCTTCCAGAGGCGAAGGCGCCATTCTGTAGGATGA
- the LOC110788835 gene encoding BTB/POZ domain-containing protein At1g03010 isoform X2, with translation MPISDVSSDLAIEVGASSFALHKFPLVSRSGRIRKLLLEAKDSKVSRISLPSVPGGSEAFELAAKFCYGINVEITLSNVAMLRCAAHFLEMTEEFAEKSLETRTEVYLKDIVLSNISNSISVLHKCETLLPIAEDINLVNRMITSIANNACKEQLCSGLLKLEHNFPVKVLSHLEPETPADWWGKSLAVLNLDFFQRVLTAVKLKGLKQDLISKILINYAQTSLQGVVVVRDPQLVKGNYMDLELQKKQRVLIETMVSLLPTQSRKSLVPMAFLSSLLKSAIVQLASTSCRTDLERRIGLQLDQAILEDILIPASSHGNNHHSPMYDIDSVLRIFSIFLNLDEDDDDDNDNHMRDESEMMYTFDSPGSPKQSSIIKVSKLLDNFIAEVALDSNLSPSKFIALAELLPDHARVVTDGLYRAVDIFLKVHPNMKESERYRLCKTIDCQKLSQEACSHAAQNERLPVQMAVQVLYFEQIRLRNAMNGGHNQFFFGSVNGHNFPQRSSSGAGSGAISPRDNYASVRRENRELKLEVARMRMRLTDLEKDHVSMKQEMVRSHPANKLFKSFTKKLSKLNSLFRINSAKPLGSKANSESRFFFQRRRRHSVG, from the exons AT GCCAATATCTGATGTTTCTAGTGATCTTGCCATCGAAGTAGGCGCTTCCTCCTTTGCACTTCACAAA TTTCCTCTTGTTTCGCGCAGTGGAAGAATCCGTAAACTCTTACTGGAAGCAAAGGATTCAAAGGTCTCAAGGATTAGTCTTCCTTCTGTACCAGGCGGATCAGAGGCATTTGAGCTAGCTGCCAAGTTCTGCTATGGAATCAATGTTGAAATCACACTTTCAAACGTAGCTATGCTGCGATGTGCAGCGCATTTTCTTGAAATGACAGAGGAGTTTGCAGAGAAAAGCCTTGAAACAAGAACTGAGGTATATCTAAAAGACATAGTCCTCTCAAATATATCAAACTCCATATCAGTCTTACACAAATGCGAGACACTCTTGCCTATAGCAGAAGATATTAACCTGGTTAACCGGATGATTACTTCAATTGCCAATAATGCATGTAAGGAGCAACTCTGTTCGGGTTTACTAAAACTCGAACATAATTTCCCTGTAAAAGTATTATCACATTTGGAGCCAGAAACTCCTGCAGATTGGTGGGGGAAATCACTAGCAGTTCTGAATCTAGATTTCTTCCAAAGGGTTTTAACAGCAGTGAAGTTGAAGGGTCTTAAACAAGATTTGATAAGCAAGATTTTGATCAACTATGCTCAAACTTCTCTTCAAGGGGTAGTCGTTGTAAGAGATCCACAACTTGTAAAGGGAAATTACATGGATTTAGAacttcaaaagaaacaaagggtaCTTATTGAAACAATGGTGAGTTTGTTACCTACACAATCAAGGAAAAGCTTGGTTCCTATGGCATTCCTTTCAAGCTTGTTAAAGAGTGCAATTGTACAATTGGCTTCTACATCTTGTAGAACCGATTTAGAGAGAAGGATCGGCTTACAATTAGACCAAGCAATCTTGGAAGACATACTTATTCCTGCTAGTTCTCATGGGAATAATCATCATAGTCCCATGTATGATATTGATTCTGTGTTAAGGATTTTCTCGATTTTTTTAAACttagatgaagatgatgatgatgataatgataaCCACATGAGGGATGAGAGTGAGATGATGTATACTTTTGATAGCCCTGGATCTCCTAAACAAAGTTCGATTATTAAGGTATCAAAGTTATTGGACAATTTTATTGCAGAAGTTGCTTTGGATTCAAACTTGTCACCTTCCAAGTTCATAGCTCTTGCAGAGCTACTGCCTGATCATGCTCGCGTAGTCACTGATGGCCTATATCGAGCAGTAGATATCTTCCTCAAG GTTCATCCAAATATGAAGGAATCAGAAAGATACAGGCTATGCAAAACCATAGATTGTCAGAAACTTTCACAAGAAGCATGCAGTCATGCAGCTCAGAATGAAAGACTACCAGTACAGATGGCAGTCCAAGTACTCTACTTTGAACAAATCAGACTGAGAAACGCAATGAACGGAGGACACAACCAGTTCTTCTTTGGATCAGTAAATGGACATAATTTCCCTCAAAGATCAAGCAGTGGAGCAGGAAGTGGAGCTATATCTCCTAGAGACAATTATGCCTCAGTCAGAAGAGAGAACCGCGAACTCAAGTTAGAAGTAGCAAGGATGAGGATGAGACTAACTGATTTAGAAAAAGATCATGTTTCAATGAAACAGGAAATGGTAAGATCACATCCTGCTAATAAGTTGTTCAAGTCATTTACTAAGAAACTTAGCAAGCTTAATTCCCTTTTTCGGATTAACAGTGCTAAGCCATTAGGGTCTAAGGCTAATTCAGAATCGAGATTCTTCTTCCAGAGGCGAAGGCGCCATTCTGTAGGATGA
- the LOC110788857 gene encoding uncharacterized protein, which yields MTGIDPSSHLYLHPSDATAFANIEKLQGSTNFRSWKRSMEISLASKRKLGFVTGAYKKDTDPVKAEHWETCNNTVISWIIGTVSDNIKKSIMFMTNSSLMWKQLDQRFSLTNGSRKYKLNRDLYETKQMSKSISDYYTVMRGLWEELESLNDFPPITTMTTEINAFVQALNQQQEEQKLFQFLNGVDDHYSPQRSQLLMMSPLPSLETACSYLQQEESQRDILSHIKEEGETLAMYSKGNDSTCTACGKPGHTGDKCWSVVGYPSWHARSKQNTTGKGAYKGKGKSQYSAQQKWNKGKQGSVKIAANAQGGESCEAPVISHQQIEHLLRMLPMSSKSSKTAGS from the coding sequence ATGACAGGAATAGATCCTTCAAGCCATCTCTATTTGCACCCTTCTGATGCAACTGCTTTTGCTAACATTGAAAAGCTCCAAGGATCAACAAACTTCAGATCCTGGAAACGTTCTATGGAGATCTCATTAGCTTCAAAAAGGAAGCTGGGATTTGTAACTGGTGCTTACAAAAAGGATACAGATCCAGTGAAAGCAGAACACTGGGAAACCTGTAATAACACTGTGATTTCATGGATCATTGGAACAGTGTCTGACAACATCAAAAAGTCTATCATGTTCATGACTAATTCATCCCTGATGTGGAAGCAACTGGATCAGAGGTTCTCTTTGACAAATGGGTCAAGAAAATACAAGTTAAATAGAGACTTGTATGAAACAAAGCAAATGAGTAAGTCCATTAGTGACTATTATACAGTTATGAGGGGACTATGGGAGGAACTTGAATCCCTGAATGACTTTCCTCCCATTACCACCATGACTACAGAGATCAATGCCTTTGTGCAAGCATTGAACCAACaacaagaagaacaaaaactttTTCAGTTTTTGAATGGTGTGGATGATCATTACAGTCCACAAAGAAGCCAGTTGTTGATGATGTCTCCCCTTCCTTCTTTAGAAACAGCTTGCAGCTATTTGCAACAAGAAGAATCTCAGAGAGATATTCTGAGTCATATCAAGGAGGAAGGAGAAACATTGGCAATGTACAGCAAGGGAAATGATTCAACCTGCACAGCTTGTGGAAAGCCAGGTCACACAGGTGACAAATGTTGGAGTGTAGTTGGATACCCTAGCTGGCATGCTAGGAGCAAGCAAAACACCACTGGAAAAGGAGCAtacaaaggaaaaggaaaatcaCAGTATAGTGCACAACAGAAATGGAACAAAGGGAAGCAAGGTAGTGTCAAGATTGCTGCAAATGCTCAAGGGGGTGAAAGTTGTGAAGCACCAGTGATTTCTCATCAGCAAATAGAACACTTGCTTAGAATGCTACCTATGTCATCCAAGAGTTCTAAAACAGCAGGATCATAA